The following proteins are co-located in the Enoplosus armatus isolate fEnoArm2 chromosome 8, fEnoArm2.hap1, whole genome shotgun sequence genome:
- the ubiad1 gene encoding ubiA prenyltransferase domain-containing protein 1, which yields MAKEQKQSRAETFVLAGSNGHNGQQWQTGLNNLVSHSPGTNHMSRMARVASDVRHKCAAYVLALRPWSFSASLTPVALGSALAYKLEGSVDLVILMVCAVAVLVVHGAGNLVNTYYDFSKGIDHKKSDDRTLVDEILAPQDVVMFGALLYSLGCLCATLLYFLSTLRLEHLALIYFGGLSSSFLYTGGIGLKYVALGDVVILITFGPLAVMFAHAVQVGYLSVLPLVYAVPLALNTEAILHSNNTRDMDSDKQAGIVTLAILVGPTLSYVLYNLLLFVPYVLFCILATRYTISMALPLLTLPMAFPLEKQFRSRCYAKIPQKTAKLNLLMGLFYVFGIILAPPGSLPLL from the exons ATGGCCAAagagcagaaacaaagcaggGCAGAAACATTTGTGTTGGCTGGATCGAATGGTCACAATGGCCAACAATGGCAGACTGGATTGAATAACTTGGTCAGTCACTCTCCAGGCACTAACCACATGTCGAGGATGGCCCGCGTCGCTTCAGATGTGAGGCATAAGTGTGCGGCCTATGTGCTAGCGCTGAGGCCGTGGAGCTTCAGTGCCTCGCTCACACCGGTGGCCCTTGGCAGCGCCTTGGCGTACAAACTGGAGGGCTCCGTGGACTTGGTCATCCTGATGGTGTGCGCGGTGGCCGTCCTTGTAGTCCACGGGGCGGGCAACCTTGTAAACACCTACTATGACTTCTCCAAAGGGATTGACCACAAGAAGAGTGACGATAGGACTCTTGTGGATGAAATCCTGGCACCGCAGGATGTTGTTATGTTCGGAGCATTGTTGTATTCTTTGGGGTGCTTGTGTGCCACTCTGCTTTACTTCCTGTCTACACTTAGACTGGAGCACCTCGCCCTCATTTACTTCGGGGGACTCTCCAGCTCTTTTTTATACACTGGAG GCATCGGCCTCAAGTACGTGGCCCTGGGAGACGTGGTAATCCTGATCACCTTCGGCCCGCTGGCAGTCATGTTTGCCCACGCGGTGCAGGTTGGCTACCTGTCAGTGCTGCCGCTGGTGTACGCCGTCCCGCTGGCCCTCAACACAGAAGCCATcctccacagcaacaacaccaGAGACATGGACTCTGACAAGCAGGCGGGCATCGTCACCCTGGCCATCCTCGTAGGCCCCACACTGTCCTACGTCTTGTACAACCTCCTCCTTTTCGTCCCCTACGTGCTCTTCTGCATCCTTGCCACCCGTTACACCATCAGCATGGCGCTGCCTCTGCTCACGCTGCCCATGGCCTTCCCCCTGGAGAAGCAGTTCCGCAGCCGATGCTACGCCAAGATCCCCCAAAAGACAGCCAAGCTCAACCTCCTCATGGGACTTTTCTATGTGTTCGGGATCATTCTGGCACCTCCTGGCAGCTTGCCGTTATTGTGA